Proteins from one Falco naumanni isolate bFalNau1 chromosome 10, bFalNau1.pat, whole genome shotgun sequence genomic window:
- the ARFGEF2 gene encoding brefeldin A-inhibited guanine nucleotide-exchange protein 2 isoform X3, protein MLNVIFTRMENQAIQESRDAEKTNQQKSQSPAIQGMSKSPKTGQLKHSYQEGKPTVPPSVELTNGEPERTENGDVKLEQDLTLPASEETTDGGKEVVKGILEDVVKSAVKEAEEKQITETVMALPALETADTVLSGSSSENVQTNGIPDDGQSVSSTDNLETDLSGHPAAARFSHVLQKDAFLVFRSLCKLSMKPLGDGPPDPKSHELRSKIVSLQLLLSVLQNAGPVFRTHEMFINAIKQYLCVALSKNGVSSVPDVFELSLAIFLTLLSNFKTHLKMQIEVFFKEIFLNILETSSSSFEHKWMVIQTLTRICADAQCVVDIYVNYDCDLNAANIFERLVNDLSKIAQGRSGHELGMTPLQELSLRKKGLECLVSILKCMVEWSKDLYVNPNHQASLGSYKPSEQEVAEGKCLESGGRRSSVSSLDSTVSSGVGSVGTQTAVPDDPEQFEVIKQQKEIIEHGIELFNKKPKRGIQYLQEQGMLGTTAEDIAQFLHQEERLCSTQVGEFLGESNKFNKEVMYAYVDQLDFCGKDFVSALRIFLEGFRLPGEAQKIDRLMEKFAARYIECNQRQTLFASADTAYVLAYSIIMLTTDLHSPQVKNKMTKEQYIKMNRGINDSKDLPVEYLSTIYEEIEGKKIAMKETKEYAITTKCSKPSVANEKQRRLLYNLEMEQMAKTAKALMEAVSHAKAPFTSATHLDHVRPMFKLVWTPLLAAYSVGLQNCDDTEVASLCLEGIRCAIRIACIFGMQLERDAYVQALARFSLLTASSSITEMKQKNIDTIKTLITVAHTDGNYLGNSWHEILKCISQLELAQLIGTGVKTRYLSGSGREREGTIKGYASGGEEFMGLGLGNLVGSGADKRHMASIQESVGETSSQSVVVAVDRIFTGSTRLDGNAIVDFVRWLCAVSMDELASPHHPRMFSLQKIVEISYYNMNRIRLQWSRIWHVIGDHFNKVGCNPNEDVAIFAVDSLRQLSMKFLEKGELANFRFQKDFLRPFEHIMKKNRSPTIRDMVIRCIAQMVNSQAGNIRSGWKNIFAVFHQAASDHDGNIVELAFQTTAHIVTNIFQQHFPAAIDSFQDAVKCLSEFACNVAFPDTSMEAIRLIRYCAKYVSERPQVLREYTSDDMNVAPGDRVWVRGWFPILFELSCIINRCKLDVRTRGLTVMFEIMKSYGHTFEKHWWQDLFRIVFRIFDNMKLPEQQTEKSEWMTTTCNHALYAICDVFTQFYEALNEILLPDILAQLHWCVKQDNEQLARSGTNCLENLVILNGQKFSPEVWGQTCNCMLEIFKTTIPHVLLTWRPVGMEEDSVEKHWDLDLDHQSLSSMDKNASERGQSQFSNPTDESWKGGPYTNQKLFAGLLIKCVVQLELIQTIDNIVFYPATSKKEDAEHMAAAQRDALDADIHIDTEDQGMYKYMSSHHLFKLLDCLQESHSFSKAFNSNYEQRTVLWRAGFKGKSKPNLLKQETSSLACCLRILFRMYVDENRRDSWDAIQRRLLSVCSEALAYFITVNSESHREAWTNLLLLLLTKTLKISDEKFRAHASTYYPYLCEIMQFDLIPELRAVLRKFFLRIGVVFKICVTEEQIRTTGMSLPSW, encoded by the exons aggctgaagaaaagcagataacAGAAACAGTTATGGCTCTACCTGCATTAGAGACTGCAGATACTGTTCTTTCTGGCTCTAGCAGTGAAAATGTACAAACAAACGGGATTCCAGATGATGGGCAATCTGTTTCCTCCACTGATAATCTG GAAACAGATCTATCTGGacatccagctgctgccagattTTCCCATGTTCTACAAAAGGATGCCTTCCTTGTCTTCAGGTCATTGTGCAAGCTCTCCATGAAACCACTTGGTGATGGGCCACCAGATCCCAA atccCATGAATTGCGTTCTAAGATAGTGTCTCTTCAGCTTCTTCTCTCGGTACTGCAGAATGCTGGTCCAGTTTTCAGGACACACGAGATGTTCATCAATGCAATCAAGCAATATCTTTGTGTAGCATTATCTAAAAATGGAGTCTCTTCTGTTCCTGATGTATTTGAGCTCTCTCTTGCCatctttctcacactgctttcGAATTTTAAGAcccatttaaaaatgcagattgaG GTGTTCTTCAAAGAGATTTTCCTGAATATTCTAGAGACTTCTTCAAGCTCCTTTGAACACAAATGGATGGTGATTCAGACTTTAACTAGAATTTGTGCAG atgCCCAGTGTGTAGTGGATATTTATGTTAACTATGACTGTGATTTAAACGCTGCTAATATCTTTGAACGCCTTGTAAATGATTTGTCAAAAATCGCACAGGGACGGAGTGGGCATGAGTTGGGAATGACGCCTTTACAG GAACTAAGCCTGAGGAAAAAAGGACTTGAATGTTtggtttctattttaaaatgtatggtAGAATGGAGCAAAGACCTTTATGTGAACCCCAATCATCAGGCTAGCTTGG GTTCATATAAACCATCTGAACAGGAAGTAGCTGAAGGTAAATGCCTTGAGAGTGGAGGGAGACGGAGTAGTGTGAGCTCGTTGGACTCCACTGTTTCATCAGGAGTTGGAAGTGTTGGTACACAGACCGCTGTTCCAGATGATCCTGAGCAATTTGAAGTCATCaagcaacaaaaggaaataattgaaCATGGGATAGAACT GTTtaataaaaaaccaaagagaGGAATACAGTATCTACAGGAGCAGGGAATGCTTGGCACTACAGCAGAGGACATTGCACAGTTCTTGCACCAAGAAGAACGCCTTTGTTCT ACTCAAGTAGGGGAATTTCTTGGGGAAAGCAACAAGTTTAACAAGGAAGTGATGTATGCCTATGTAGACCAGCttgatttctgtggaaaagacTTTGTCTCCGCTCTGCGTATATTTCTGGAAGGTTTTCGCCTACCAGGTGAAGCCCAGAAGATTGATAGATTAATGGAGAAGTTTGCTGCTAGATATATTGAATGCAACCAACG GCAAACACTGTTTGCTAGCGCTGACACTGCCTATGTTTTGGCATACTCTATTATAATGTTGACTACAGACTTGCACAGTCCGCAG gttaaaaataaaatgacaaaggAGCAATACATTAAAATGAATCGAGGAATCAATGATAGTAAAGACCTGCCAGTAGAGTATTTATCCACAATCTATGAAGaaatagaaggaaagaaaattgcaaTGAAAGAGACAAAAGAATACGCAATTACAACGAAGTGTAGTAAACCAA GTGTAGCTaatgagaagcagagaaggtTGTTGTACAACTTGGAGATGGAACAGATGGCTAAAACAGCTAAAGCCCTCATGGAGGCAGTAAGCCATGCAAAGGCTCCTTTTACAAGTGCCACTCATCTGGATCACGTCAGACCCATGTTCAAA cttGTATGGACTCCATTGCTGGCAGCTTACAGTGTTGGCTTGCAGAACTGCGATGACACCGAAGTTGCATCCCTTTGTTTGGAGGGAATACGCTGTGCAATTAGAATAGCCTGTATCTTCGGAATGCAG CTTGAACGAGATGCTTATGTACAAGCCCTTGCTCGGTTTTCCTTGTTGACGGCCAGTTCCAGtattacagaaatgaaacagaagaacatAGATACCATCAAGACACTTATTACAGTTGCTCACACAGATGGCAATTATCTTGGGAATTCTTGGCATGAG atCTTGAAATGTATTAGCCAGCTGGAACTAGCACAACTTATAGGAACTGGAGTGAAAACTCGGTATTTGTCTGGCTCTGGGCGTGAAAGGGAAGGAACCATTAAAGGCTATGCATCTGGAGGGGAAGAGTTTATGGGCCTGGGATTAG GTAACCTCGTTGGAAGTGGAGCTGATAAACGGCATATGGCGAGCATTCAAGAGTCTGTGGGAGAGACCAGTTCACAGAGTGTAGTGGTAGCAGTAGACAG GATATTTACAGGATCAACTAGGCTGGATGGAAATGCAATAG TTGACTTTGTCCGGTGGCTGTGTGCTGTTTCCATGGATGAGCTGGCTTCCCCACACCATCCGCGcatgttcagcctgcagaagatAGTGGAGATATCGTATTACAACATGAATCGTATTAGGCTGCAGTGGTCAAGGATTTGGCATGTGATTGGAGATCACTTCaataag GTTGGATGTAACCCTAACGAAGATGTTGCCATCTTTGCAGTAGACTCATTAAGGCAGCTGTCAATGAAATTTCTTGAGAAGGGAGAATTAGCCAACTTCCGCTTCCAGAAGGACTTCCTAAGGCCTTTTGAACatattatgaagaaaaacag atctccAACTATTCGGGACATGGTAATACGCTGTATTGCTCAGATGGTGAACTCTCAAGCTGGCAATATTCGTTCAGGctggaaaaatatctttgcagTCTTTCATCAAGCAGCGTCAGACCACGATGGAAATATTGTGGAGCTGGCCTTTCAAACTACAGCACACATAGTTA caaatatttttcaacagcACTTTCCAGCTGCAATTGACTCATTTCAGGATGCAGTAAAATGTCTTTCTGAGTTTGCCTGTAATGTTGCATTTCCGGACACCAGCATGGAAGCTATTAGACTTATTCGGTATTGTGCAAAATATGTTTCAGAAAGACCACAG GTATTAAGAGAATACACGAGTGATGACATGAATGTTGCTCCTGGGGACAGAGTATGGGTTAGAGGATGGTTTCCCATTTTATTTGAACTTTCTTGTATCATCAATCGTTGCAAATTAGATGTTCGAACAAG GGGCTTAACAGTGATGTTTGAAATAATGAAGAGTTATGGACATACCTTTGAAAAGCACTGGTGGCAAGATCTGTTCAGAATTGTATTTCGGATTTTTGATAATATGAAACTCCCTGAGCAACAAACAGAg AAATCTGAATGGATGACCACTACATGCAACCATGCACTTTATGCAATCTGTGATGTATTTACGCAATTTTATGAAGCTTTAAATGAGATCCTTCTTCCTGACATACTTGCACAGTTACACTGGTGTGTAAAACAAG ATAATGAGCAGTTGGCTCGATCAGGTACAAACTGCCTGGAAAATCTGGTAATACTAAATGGACAGAAATTCAGCCCTGAAGTCTGGGGCCAGACATGCAATTGTATGCTAGAAATCTTCAAAACTACTATTCCTCATGT CTTGCTGACGTGGAGGCCTGTGGGAATGGAGGAAGATTCGGTGGAAAAACATTGG GATTTAGACCTAGATCACCAGTCTTTAAGCAGCATGGATAAAAATGCTTCGGAAAGAGGACAAAGTCAATTTTCAAATCCAACAGATGAGAGCTGGAAAGGTGGTCCTTATACAA ATCAGAAACTGTTTGCTGGCCTCCTGATAAAGTGTGTGGTACAGCTGGAATTGATACAAACCATTGATAATATAGTGTTCTATCCAGCAACAAGCAAGAAGGAAGATGCTGAGCACATGGCTGCAGCTCAG CGAGATGCATTGGATGCAGACATCCACATTGACACAGAAGACCAAGGAATGTATAAATATATGTCATCACATCACCTCTTTAAGTTACTAGATTGTCTACAAGAGTctcattcattttcaaaagcctttAATTCAAATTATGAACAGCGAACTGTGTTATGGAGAGCAG GGTTCAAGGGTAAGTCAAAACCAAATCTCTTAAAACAAGAGACCAGCAGCTTGGCTTGTTGCTTGAGAATACTGTTTCGAATGTATGTGGATGAAAACCGCCGAGACTCCTGGGATGCTATACAACGACGACTGCTGAG TGTATGCAGTGAAGCCCTGGCGTATTTTATTACCGTGAACTCAGAAAGCCACAGAGAAGCTTGGACCAACCTCCTGCTAttgcttttaacaaaaacaCTAAAAATCAGTGATGAAAAG TTTAGGGCACATGCTTCAACATACTACCCATACTTGTGTGAAATCATGCAATTTGACCTGATTCCCGAGCTTCGAGCTGTGCTACGGAAGTTCTTCCTACGTATAGGTGTTGTGTTCAAAATCTGCGTAACAGAGG